The Brachyhypopomus gauderio isolate BG-103 chromosome 2, BGAUD_0.2, whole genome shotgun sequence genome contains a region encoding:
- the rprml gene encoding reprimo-like protein codes for MNVTVFNHSVFTHADLLNRSRALAGTLVDCCTGGASEVTASDGGGSLVLEQDERKMFVTRVVQIAVLCVLSLTVMFGIFFLGCNLMIKSESMINFLVKDRRPSKDVEAVMIGLS; via the coding sequence ATGAACGTGACCGTCTTCAACCACAGCGTCTTTACGCACGCGGACCTGCTGAACCGCAGCCGCGCGCTCGCGGGGACACTGGTTGATTGCTGCACGGGTGGCGCGAGCGAGGTGACGGCGAGCGACGGCGGCGGATCCCTCGTGCTCGAGCAGGACGAGCGCAAGATGTTCGTCACGCGCGTGGTGCAGATCGCGGTACTGTGCGTACTTTCGCTCACGGTGATGTTCGGGATCTTTTTCCTCGGCTGCAACCTCATGATAAAGTCAGAAAGCATGATAAACTTTCTGGTCAAAGACCGAAGACCGTCCAAAGACGTGGAGGCAGTCATGATCGGACTTAGTTAG